The following coding sequences are from one Lolium rigidum isolate FL_2022 chromosome 6, APGP_CSIRO_Lrig_0.1, whole genome shotgun sequence window:
- the LOC124664017 gene encoding tudor domain-containing protein 3 has translation MDEKFTPPATMAAEAPSSSASPEEEMLLRSLSARGWHFRDTADESIQALLHASPSPSPEAVEAELLDTDLRLFGGKTLPDRAAATSGKRLSYLHGPIVLQVVSVRDIYSSNVDASFKNPQQRRLLRFALTDGVSEAVAIEFFPIPFITEEIAPGTKIRLENKIPVNHGILCLSAKNVSVIGGTVQSLYEEWKMNQKYSGISRPSLRLSQNDDGVGPPPFEKLDTEARPNRTFQLQAYPDRKPRDLGVANDRASINPIGKPMNEASADVNKENTASKVEPKQANSDIRPKEVSEAVPVQNQAAAQKLLQKMAMPEDRHGRGHRFKGKNKQDDAPVFTLEEWERRKAVGSVSTAEHHIQDTSRDEELARQLQEQLDMEDSHRIPVSSEAERLRMNMFSFNGPEEMGGGGRRDFRGRGRGRGRGRGRGRGRF, from the exons ATGGACG AGAAGTTCACTCCGCCGGCGACGATGGCGGCGGAAGCGCCCAGCTCATCGGCCTCCCCCGAAGAGGAGATGCTCCTGCGCTCCCTCTCCGCGCGCGGCTGGCACTTCCGTGACACAGCGGACGAGTCCATCCAGGCCCTCCTCCACGCCTCCCCCTCCCCGTCGCCGGAGGCCGTGGAGGCTGAGCTCCTCGACACGGACCTGAGGCTCTTCGGTGGAAAGACCCTTCCCGACCGCGCGGCCGCCACCTCGGGGAAGCGGCTCTCTTATCTCCACGGCCCCATCGTCCTGCAG GTAGTTTCTGTAAGAGATATATATAGCAGCAACGTTGATGCTTCCTTTAAGAACCCGCAGCAACGGCGCCTTCTCCGGTTTGCTCTCACTGATGGTGTTTCTGAAGCAGTGGCCATTGAGTTTTTCCCTATCCCGTTCATCACTGAAGAGATAGCTCCAGGTACCAAG ATTCGTCTTGAGAACAAGATTCCAGTAAATCATGGCATATTGTGCTTGAGTGCAAAAAATGTGAGTGTCATTGGGGGAACTGTTCAATCTTTGTATGAAGAATGGAAAATGAACCAAAAGTACTCAGGCATATCACGCCCGTCGTTGAGGTTGTCCCAAAATGACGATGGAGTTGGGCCTCCACCGTTCGAGAAGTTAGATACCGAAGCACGTCCAAACAGGACATTCCAGTTGCAAGCATATCCCG ATCGTAAACCTAGGGATTTGGGAGTCGCTAATGACCGTGCATCGATTAATCCTATTGGCAAACCCATGAATGAAGCTTCAGCTGATGTGAACAAGGAGAATACAGCAAGCAAAGTTGAACCCAAACAAGCCAATTCAGATATCAGACCAAAAGAAG TAAGTGAAGCTGTCCCTGTTCAAAACCAAGCTGCCGCACAGAAGCTGCTGCAGAAAATGGCAATGCCCGAAGATAGGCATGGTAGGGGTCATAGattcaagggcaagaacaagcagGATGATGCTCCAGTCTTTACCCTCGAggaatgggagaggagaaaagcagTTGGTTCAGTGTCCACAGCAGAACACCATATACAAGATACTAGTCGAGATGAGGAGCTGGCAAGACAGCTCCAGGAACAGCTAGATATGGAAGATTCCCAT AGAATTCCGGTTAGTTCAGAGGCGGAGCGCTTACGGATGAACATGTTCAGCTTCAATGGCCCCGAAGAAATGGGTGGTGGCGGGAGAAGAGATTTCCGAGGGCGCGGGCGGGGAAGGGGCCGAGGGCGAGGGCGGGGCAGGGGGAGATTTTAG